The DNA sequence CGGTGCAAGCGAGATCCCGACCTGATCGAAAGCATAGATCACGTCCGCTTCCGCATAGTTGAGGCGCTTGGCCGCATTGAGAACCTTCTGGGCACCTCCGGCGAAGGTTTCATTGGGAACCCAATAGTTCTGGTTGGCATAGACCATGATGTCGAATGCCTTCTTCACATTCCAGCCCGGCCGCTTTGACAGCAGGCAGAACGCCTTGTTGTAGACGCCGCTGGAATAGTGAACGTCCATGCCGGCCACATAATCACGCACATGCCCGATCGAGCGGCCGTCCTGCGGCGGGTTGCACATGTAGCGCAGAGCCTGACCGGCAGCCTTGAAGATATCGGCACCGGTTTCAAGATCCGGCATGGTCCGGTTCGGGAACAGCTGTCCCCGGGTTTGGGCGAAGTAGTATTCTGACGCCTCACCCGCCATGTCCGAGAATGCCTCGTTCATGCCACCCGACTGACCACTGTAGATAAGGCCCGAATTCTGCTCGGTGAAGCCGTGCGAGACTTCGTGCGCCATGACATCCAGGCTGACCAGCGGGTGGAAGCGCGTTGCGCCGTCGCCGAAGGTCATCTGCTGACCATTCCAGAACGCGTTCTCGTAGTTGTTCGAATAATGAACGCGGATATGGAGCTTGTTGGTCAGCGGGCTGGTGCCGTACCAGGCCTGGTACATGTTGAACACAACCTTGCCCATGCCCTGCGCATCATTAAGCGGAGAATGAGCGCCATTGATCGACTTGACCGTGTTGTCGTGGCACGTCAAGCCAAACGGGGTTCCTGGCCCGCTGGTCCCATGGTTGAGGTTTTCGGTTTTCAGAGCGGTGGCGTCCATGGTGCAGTTCGTGCCGCTCTCGGTGACCTCATATTTGGGTGGCACGCCGGTTCCCCAGCGATACTGACCCACTTTGGTGTTGCCGCCAGGACCGGTTCCTTTCTCGACATACTGGATGTTGTCGTAGGACTGAATCGTGTCGCCGGTCTGCGCATCGATGACCAGCACCGGCCGGGTGGGACGCACCCCTCCGCCTTCATCCACCACCGTGGTGAAGAAGCTGGTCAGGTAGGACAGCCGGAGCTTGTTTTCGCCATCGACGACGTAAACCAGATCCGCCTGTTCATTTTCGAACGGGGCGAGTTCACCGCTGCTTTCTTCCGCCGAAACGGCGGCCCGAGGCGTAAGCCGAACCACGGCTTCCTTGGCTTTTTCAAGCGCCTCTTCGGGCGTCAGTGCCGGCGCCGCCGTCGAGCTTTCCTCCGGTGAAATGTCAAACACCGCGGTCCCCTCCAGCATGATCGCCGCGCCGGAACCGTCCTGTTCGACGATGACATGCTGGTCCTTGACCGGAATGCCGTTCACCGTTTGCTGGAACCGCACCACCCTTCCCAGATCGTTGGGAAGTTCGTTGACGGTCTTGACCTGCAGATCGCTGGCTTCATCAAGCCCAAGCGCACGCGCGGTTTCAAAGCCCAGCGCATCGGTTGTCGCACCGGATTCCTGAAGTGAACCCATCACGCCGAGCATTGCGCCTACATCTCGCACATCAGCCGCCATGGCTTGAGTTGCTATCAGGGCCAGCGTTGCAGCCAGGCATGTAATTTTCAGTGTCGTTCTCATGTCGACCTCCTAGATATGCCGGGGTTAAAACGCGTTGCGGGTCTGGCCGCATTCGAAGTAGCAAATGTAGTTGTTGCCTTTCTTCCAGCAGCCGGCCCATCCGCGCCAGGCGCTTTGGCTCCGCAAATCTGCCTTGCAAAGATTGGTCATGCAGCTCCAGTTGCCGGAGGCGCAACCACGGCTGGCGCCACTCGTGACCACTCTCAACGTGGTGTAGAGATAGCGAGGCGCAGCGGTGGCGTCGGCGTCCATAGCGCCCGCCGGCATCTCCTCGGATGGCGCGATCTCAACCGTGCCGCCCTCCGCTTCAGCATCGGCGAAGAGATCCGATATCTCGGACGGCATGCCATCCGGCATTGACGAATCCTGCGCAAAAGCTGGCGATGCCAGACCAATGCCTAGCGCAATGATCAAACGCGAAATTGATGTCGTGAGTGTGGTTTTCATGACTGTCTCCCTGTCTGAGTTTGAGCTCGGGAAACCAATTGTTCCCGGAACCTATCAAAACAGATTGGGAAAATCGCAAATCACCAGAATTGGGGAAAATTCAAAATTGATTTTTAAAACAAACAATTGACAAAGTCATATACAGAGACTCACCTTTATTGAAGGTGTAGCCGTCTATAGATCACAATGTCTTCAGGTACTCGACAAGCTCCCACTTTTCTGCTTCCGACAACGCGTCCGTTCCATATTCATGCCCGGAATTGTAGTTCCCGGGCACCGGCGCTCCATCGGTATCGTACACGCGATACTCGAACGGCGCGGTGATCCGGCCGTCAGCCGCCTGATGAACGGGTTCCGGCCCGGTTTTGAAGCCGATCCTGACCGGATCAAATTCACGGCTGCCGACGTGAAAGACAGAGGGTCTGTCGCCAGGTCCCGGCGTGCTCATCTCCTCTTCACTGTCAAGCACAAGGCGAAGTGGAGATGGCAGCAAGAGATCATAAAGCGTCGGCACCGACCCATTGTGCAGATAGGGCGCGGTCGCCCATATGCCGTTGAGCGGGCGCGCCTTGTAGACAAGCACGCTTTCATCAGGCTCCCTGGTCGCCTCCGGAGAGGTCAGACAGGCGCGCGCAAGCTCCTTCTTGCGCTGGTCTTTCA is a window from the Hoeflea sp. IMCC20628 genome containing:
- a CDS encoding M4 family metallopeptidase encodes the protein MRTTLKITCLAATLALIATQAMAADVRDVGAMLGVMGSLQESGATTDALGFETARALGLDEASDLQVKTVNELPNDLGRVVRFQQTVNGIPVKDQHVIVEQDGSGAAIMLEGTAVFDISPEESSTAAPALTPEEALEKAKEAVVRLTPRAAVSAEESSGELAPFENEQADLVYVVDGENKLRLSYLTSFFTTVVDEGGGVRPTRPVLVIDAQTGDTIQSYDNIQYVEKGTGPGGNTKVGQYRWGTGVPPKYEVTESGTNCTMDATALKTENLNHGTSGPGTPFGLTCHDNTVKSINGAHSPLNDAQGMGKVVFNMYQAWYGTSPLTNKLHIRVHYSNNYENAFWNGQQMTFGDGATRFHPLVSLDVMAHEVSHGFTEQNSGLIYSGQSGGMNEAFSDMAGEASEYYFAQTRGQLFPNRTMPDLETGADIFKAAGQALRYMCNPPQDGRSIGHVRDYVAGMDVHYSSGVYNKAFCLLSKRPGWNVKKAFDIMVYANQNYWVPNETFAGGAQKVLNAAKRLNYAEADVIYAFDQVGISLAPTPTAKRYLYTTLRIISSSASRGCGAYDWNCMTNLCKADLRSQSAWRGWAGCWKEGSSYTCNFECGQIRNMF